The nucleotide sequence CCCGGTGCGGGTGAGCGTGTCGATCATCTCCGGCGTCAGCTCGCCCAGCACCCGCACCGCATATTCACGCGAAATCTCGAAGCTGGGGTGCATCAGCCGGCGAGCCAGCTCCCCGTGGTCGGTGAACAGCAACAATCCGGAGGTATTGATATCGAGGCGGCCGACGGCGATCCAACGTCCGTCAGTCAGGGGGGGCAACTTGCGGAAAACGGTCTGCCGCCCCTCCGGGTCCTCACGGGTGACGATCTCGCCAACCCGCTTGCGATACAACAGCACCCGCGGCGCGGCGCGCTTGCGGGCGAGCAGGATACGGCGGCCATCGACGCGAACATGATCATCCTCGTCGACCTTCTGACCGAGCTCTGCCGGCCGACCGTTGACCGTGATACGGCCATCAGTGATCCAGGTTTCGATCTGGCGGCGGCTGGCCACACCGGCATCGGCTAACCGCTTTTGCAGGCGTTCGCTCACGGAGGGCTCGGGTCTGATGACGATGAGTCGGGATCGGGATCGGGATCGGGATCGGGTTGAGGTTCGGCGTCGGCATCGCCCACCGTCTCGGGCTCGGCGTCCACGGCAGCCTCGACGGTCGCGGTCGCCTCCGTAGCCGCGGACACTTCGGCTTCGCGACCTGCCGAGAGCGCCAGCGGGGTGCCCGCCCCAAGCCCGGCCAGGGCTGCTTCAAGCTGCGCCGGGTCCTTGATCGCGGGCAGCTCTGGCAACTGATCGAGCGAACGCAAGCCGAGGTCATCCAGCAACTGGAGGGTGGTGCCGAACAGGGTCGGCCGACCCGGCACCTCCTTGACCCCCACTTCGCGGATCCAACCGCGCTCCAGCAAGGTGCGAATGATGTTGGGCGACAGGGCAACCCCGCGAATCTCTTCGACCTCACCCCGGGTTACCGGTTGCTGGTAGCAGATGATCGCCAGGGTCTCGAGCAGCGCCCGCGTCAGCCGTGGCGGCTTCTCGTGCCACAGCCGCGCAACGGTCTGCGCATGCAGCGGGCGGATCTGCATCCGCCAGCCGCTGGCCACTTCCACCAACTCCACGGCGCGCGTCGACAGATCCTCTCCGAGGAGGGTCAGCGCAGCCCGCAGGCGCCGACGCTCGGGGGGCTCCGGGTCCGCCAGCAGCCGTTGCAACTGGTCAACCGTGAGCGGCTGCTCGGACGCCAGCAACAGCGCCTCCAGCAGTGGCACCAGTGGCCGTGGATCGGCGGACGTCTCGATCTCGGCATCCATGACGGGTTCGGCGGGGGCGATTTCAGGCGACGTCATCGGCAGCTTGGGCAACATCAATGAGAATGGGGGCGAACGGTGCATCCTGAACCAGATCGATCATCGCGCTCTTGACCAGTTCAAGCACCGCAAGCAGACAGACCACGACCCCGATCCGGCCCTCCGCAGGATCGATCAGGGACTCGAATGGCTGAGGACCGTGGCCAAGGCGCCCGAGAATATCGGACATTCGCGCACGCACGCTGAGCGGCTCACGTGCAATCTGATGGTGGGTGAACAATTCGGCCCGCGACATGACCTGCTGAAACGCCAGCAGCAGCTCACGCAGCCCGGGCATCGGCAGCTGAGGGGCGGTCGGCGGCAGGTCGACTCGCGCTTGCGCCAGGTGCAACTCGCGGCCCATGCGCGGCAAGCCGTCGATACGCTCGGCGGCTGTCTTGAACTGCTCATAGGCCTGCAGCCGGCGGACCAGTTCCATCCGCGGGTCCTCACCTTCGCCGGGGTCATCGGGCGGCGGCCGCGGCAGCAGAATGCGTGACTTGATCTCGGCCAGCAGCGCGGCCATCACCAGGTACTCTGCCGCCAGCTCCAGCCTCAGCCCCTGCATCAGGTCGATATAGGTCACGTACTGCTGGGTAATCTGCAGCACCGGAATATCGAGAATATCGAGATTCTGACGGCGAATGAGATAGAGCAAGAGGTCGAGCGGGCCCTCGAAAGCATCGAGGATGATCTCCAGCGCATCGGGGGGGATGTAGAGGTCTTCCGGCAGCTTGTCGAGCAACTGGCCGTTGATGCGCGGCAGTCGTTCCGCCGCACCCTCCGGCACGGTGTCGACCGGCTCCGCCTCGACCAGCTCGTTCATCGTGGAATGAACCCCAACACGTCATGCACCCGGTTCAAGGTGGCATCGGCCCGCGCCGAGGCCTTGTCGGCACCGGCGCGAAGGACGGCGCGAAGGCCGTCGAGATCCTCCCGGATATCCTGGTAGCGGGCCTGGATCGGCTTCAGGGTCTCCACCACCGCCTCAGCCACCGCCGCCTTGAAATGGCCGTAGCCTTGCCCGGCGAAGCGGGCCTCGATTTCCGACAGGCTGTCGCCGGTGATGGCGGCGAGGATGTTCATCAGGTTCGACACACCCGGCTTGGCCGCCACGTCAAAGCGTACTTCGCTGCCGGTGTCGGTCACCGCCCGCTTGAGTTTGCGGGTGATGACGTCAGGGGGGTCAAGCAGATACAGGGCGTTGGTCTCGGCATCATCCGATTTGCTCATCTTGCCGGTGGGTTCCTGCAACCCCATGATCCGCGCACCGACCGGCGGGATCATCGGCTCGGGCACGGTGAACACCGGTCCGTACAGGTTGTTGAAACGCATGGCGATGTCGCGGGTCAATTCCAGATGCTGCTTCTGGTCGTCGCCAACCGGCACCTTCTGCGCCTGATACAGGAGGATGTCGGCCGCCATCAGTACCGGATAGCAGAACAGGCCGGCGTTGATGTTGTCGGCATGCTTGGCCGACTTGTCCTTGAACTGGGTCATCCGCGACAGCTCGCCGAACTGGGTGTAGGCATTGAGCACCCATGACAGCCGCGCATGCGCCGGTACATGACTCTGGACGAACAGCACGTTGTGTTCGGGGTCCAGACCGCAGGCAAGGTAGAGCGACAGGAACTCGTAGCAGCGTTCACGCAACACCGCAGGGTCCTGGCGCACCGTGATGGTGTGCAGGTCGACCAGCATGTAGTAGCTGTCGTACTGCGTATGCAGGGGCAGCCAGTGCTTGAGCGCGCCCAGATAGTTGCCCAGGGTCAGGCGGCCCGAAGGCTGGATACCGGACAACACCGTCGGACGCTCGCTCACACTCACAAAACCCCCCGCAATCGAAAATGGTTCACACGTATTCAGAACAGACCCAACGACGGCAGGCCGAGCAAGGTCGACAGCGCCCGCTCAACCAGCGCCAGCGGCGGGCCCATCAGATGACCCAGCATGCCCGACGCCAGCAGGCCCACCAGAATCAGCAGCCCCCAGGGCTCGAGCCGGTCGAGCTGACGGGCGACCGGCTCCGGCACCAGCCCGGCGATCACACGCCCGCCGTCCAGCGGCGGCACCGGGATCAGGTTGAGCACCATCAAGATCAGATTGATGACGATGCCCGCCACCGCCATGTATCGCAAGAACACGATCGGACCCTCGCCGCCGCCGAAGCTGAACGACAACTTCAGCAACAAGCCCCAGGCCAACCCCATGACGAAGTTGGACATCGGCCCCGCCAATGCGACCCAGGCCATGTGCTGGCGCGGCTTGCGCAGATTCTGCATGGCCACCGGCACCGGCTTGGCCCAGCCGAACAGGAAGCCGCCCAACATCAACAGCAGGCCGGGGACGATCACCGTGCCCACCGGGTCGACATGTCGAAGGGGGTTCAGCGACAGGCGCCCCAGCCGCTCCGCCGTGTGATCGCCGAAATAACGGGCCGCCCAGCCATGGGAAACCTCGTGCAAGGTGATGGCCAGCAACACCGGCACCGTCCAGATGGCGAGGGTCTGGAGCGTATTGAGTTCAGGGAACATCGGGGGATTATACGGGCCCGGCCCGGGCGTCAGGGGGGATCCCGGGGGTCGCCGACCAGGCGATTGATGAGCGCCCGCAACCGCGCCAGGGGAACCGGCTTCTGCAGGTAGGCGTCGCCGCCGGCCTCGGCGGCCCGCCGGGCCGCAGGCGTATGGTCGGCGGTAATGATGATGGCCGGCACCGAGACCCCCCAAAGGCGCCGCAGGCGGTTCAGCACCTCGATACCGGACACGTCGTTGTCGAGATGATAGTCCGCCAACACCAGCGCCGGCACCGGTGCGGCGGCAGCCGCCTCGGCGTCGCGGGCGATGGTCACCTCGCAACCCCATCGCTGCAGCACCACCCGCATGCCCTCCAGCACCGCGGGTTCGTTGTCGATGACCAGAATCCGCACCCCCGCAAGCTGCGGCCCGTGGCTGGGAACGACCGGCTCCGGACTGCGAATTCCGGCGCGCTCGCCGCGGGGCACGTCGATCCAGAAGCAACTGCCACGCCCTTCCACCGAGCGCAGCCCGATGCGATGCCCCAGCAGGCGCGCGGTGCGCTCCGCAATCGCCAGACCCAGACCGAGTCCATTGCTGCCGCGGGTGTCGGCGTGACGCAGGCGCCGGAACTCCTCGAACACCTCAACCTGGCGCGCGGCGGGAATCCCCGGCCCGGTGTCATGCACCTCGATGCGTACACCCGTCGGTGTCCGCCGCACCCCCAGCAGCACCCTGCCGTGGCGGGTATAGCGGCAGGCATTGGACAGGAAGTTCTGCAGCACACGCCGCAGCAGCGCCGGGTCGGTTCGCACCACCGCCCCGGTCGACACCGAGCGCAGGGTAATGCCGCTGTCCTCGGCAAGCGCGCGGAACTCGTTGGCCAGAGGAGACAGCAGATCCGACAGCGCGACATCCTCATGCCGCACCGGCAGCGCGCCGGACTCCAGCCGAGAGATATCGAGCAGACCCGACAGCAGCTGTTCGGCCGCAGTCAGGGCACTGTCGACGTTGCGCTGCAGCGTTGTCAGTTGCTGCGGATCCTTCTCCAGCGGGTCGAAGGCGGAGAGAAACAGCTTGGCGGCACTGATCGGCTGCACCAGGTCGTGCGAGGCTGCCGCCAGGAAGCGGGTCTTGGCACTGTTGGCCCGCTCGGCATCGGCCTTGGCCAGGGCCAGCTCGGCGTTGACCGACGACAGCTGTTCGG is from Flagellatimonas centrodinii and encodes:
- the scpB gene encoding SMC-Scp complex subunit ScpB — encoded protein: MTSPEIAPAEPVMDAEIETSADPRPLVPLLEALLLASEQPLTVDQLQRLLADPEPPERRRLRAALTLLGEDLSTRAVELVEVASGWRMQIRPLHAQTVARLWHEKPPRLTRALLETLAIICYQQPVTRGEVEEIRGVALSPNIIRTLLERGWIREVGVKEVPGRPTLFGTTLQLLDDLGLRSLDQLPELPAIKDPAQLEAALAGLGAGTPLALSAGREAEVSAATEATATVEAAVDAEPETVGDADAEPQPDPDPDPDPDSSSSDPSPP
- a CDS encoding segregation and condensation protein A, producing the protein MNELVEAEPVDTVPEGAAERLPRINGQLLDKLPEDLYIPPDALEIILDAFEGPLDLLLYLIRRQNLDILDIPVLQITQQYVTYIDLMQGLRLELAAEYLVMAALLAEIKSRILLPRPPPDDPGEGEDPRMELVRRLQAYEQFKTAAERIDGLPRMGRELHLAQARVDLPPTAPQLPMPGLRELLLAFQQVMSRAELFTHHQIAREPLSVRARMSDILGRLGHGPQPFESLIDPAEGRIGVVVCLLAVLELVKSAMIDLVQDAPFAPILIDVAQAADDVA
- the trpS gene encoding tryptophan--tRNA ligase, which gives rise to MSERPTVLSGIQPSGRLTLGNYLGALKHWLPLHTQYDSYYMLVDLHTITVRQDPAVLRERCYEFLSLYLACGLDPEHNVLFVQSHVPAHARLSWVLNAYTQFGELSRMTQFKDKSAKHADNINAGLFCYPVLMAADILLYQAQKVPVGDDQKQHLELTRDIAMRFNNLYGPVFTVPEPMIPPVGARIMGLQEPTGKMSKSDDAETNALYLLDPPDVITRKLKRAVTDTGSEVRFDVAAKPGVSNLMNILAAITGDSLSEIEARFAGQGYGHFKAAVAEAVVETLKPIQARYQDIREDLDGLRAVLRAGADKASARADATLNRVHDVLGFIPR
- a CDS encoding site-2 protease family protein, with translation MFPELNTLQTLAIWTVPVLLAITLHEVSHGWAARYFGDHTAERLGRLSLNPLRHVDPVGTVIVPGLLLMLGGFLFGWAKPVPVAMQNLRKPRQHMAWVALAGPMSNFVMGLAWGLLLKLSFSFGGGEGPIVFLRYMAVAGIVINLILMVLNLIPVPPLDGGRVIAGLVPEPVARQLDRLEPWGLLILVGLLASGMLGHLMGPPLALVERALSTLLGLPSLGLF